The window GGAAGTTCCGCCTGTTGAAAAATTTCAACCCACTCGTTACGGGAGAACATGCGGGGTTTCTGATCACGAGAACCATATCCCCATAAGCCGGTGTACGGGCTCTTATAATAGTCTTCTGAGGCCCCGAGCCAGTATTTTAATCCCAGCCGGTTGCCGGTGGCGATGATCAGTATTCCATCTTCGGAAAGCGTGCTCATGAAAAGACGCAGATAAGCTGCCCTTTCTTCCAGCCCGATAGCAACATCTTTTGTATCTATCTTGCCGTGCAGAATCTCATGGACCAGCTCAGGAAGAGGCGGAAGGAGCACAATAACATCATAGGTCGCCTCCAGAGCCTTCTCAATTTCATGGGGAGTGGCGGCAAAACAGACATTGGGCAGGTCTGAACAGCGCAGCTTTGCCGCTTCAAGGCAATCAATTCCTGTTTTGACCCCCAAAACTTGATGCCCCTGTTCACCAAGATACCGGGATAAGATGCCGCTGGAACAGCCGACCTCCAAGATGTTCTGGTTCGGTTCTAGCTGCAAAGGACGGAGAATATTGGTTCGATCAGAATTTAGGTGATATTCTGTCACCCCGTTGATCCAGCTTTGTGAGAGTTCCGGTGAATTAACGGAGACATCCTCGGCGTTCGCCAGGATGTTTTGGACATATTTGAGATCCATTGTTTCGTTCAGGGAAAACCGGAACAGGTCCGGAAAATTCGTTTAAATGATATTGGTTGAATGTACGTCAGGTTTCCTTGAGTGAAGGGGGCCGTATTTCCCGATAAGTCCGTGCAGTAGCCCCTTCAGGACCATCCGTAATTCGTTTTTTTTTCTTTCCCTTAGACAGCGGTAAGCATGTCGGAGATGTTGGGCGGTCCAGTACGGAAAAAGCCGAGGAATAGAGGATCGGAGATGTTTGCGAATGTAGAGAAAGCGGTTGCGAACGGTGTAATAGGTGTAAATTCCACCCCGGTTACCGTGGGAGGCGGAAAGGTCATGGCTTCCCGAGGCCAGTGGATTGACCGCGATACGGCAGGATGCACCGGAGGGATCCGGGGATATACGTTGTTTTTTGGCTCGTTGGCAGAGATCAGCGACCTCGCCGCTAAAAAAATACTCTTCGTCCAGCAGGCCGATCTGTTCCAGCAGAGAGGAGCGGATCAGGCAGATTGTCCCGGAGACATAATCCACATCGTAGAGTGTATCTGGTTGCACAGGCTCTTTGAAATGGGAGATGTAATGAC is drawn from Candidatus Electrothrix rattekaaiensis and contains these coding sequences:
- a CDS encoding glycosyltransferase family 2 protein; amino-acid sequence: MKKTAIILLNWNAAEDTIGCVQNFQNFLGDNLEDKTTIYVVDNNSDPADRERIQQGCQDVVFIQNDNNLGYAGGNNVGIRRALKEGCAYILLMNNDARIAEKDFHLLVQAMDAEPGLGIVGPIIRDNSGGILNAGGRDIGCHYISHFKEPVQPDTLYDVDYVSGTICLIRSSLLEQIGLLDEEYFFSGEVADLCQRAKKQRISPDPSGASCRIAVNPLASGSHDLSASHGNRGGIYTYYTVRNRFLYIRKHLRSSIPRLFPYWTAQHLRHAYRCLRERKKNELRMVLKGLLHGLIGKYGPLHSRKPDVHSTNII